A segment of the Lolium perenne isolate Kyuss_39 chromosome 3, Kyuss_2.0, whole genome shotgun sequence genome:
AATTTACCAATAAATGATAACCATTCGATGACAGAAGAAACTCAACAAACCTTTTGACATAACCACCAAGGAACTTCCGTTCGTAGCTCCTGCTATGGCACTAATGTAGTAATTATTTTCCCACTGCTCCATAATCCAGTCCTAGAGTAAAATAAATAGGCAACTTAGGAACCCGAAAAGAGAAAAGCAGCATGTTGAAGAATCGATAATATACCTTATGCAGGAAAATTGGTGAAAGTTCATAGACTTGTGATGTGAACCCAGTTCCGGCGTCCATAATAAGGGCCCAAAGATTTGTTGAAGATGCTACCGAACTAATAAACAATCCATCTTCATTCCCTTTATCTATGTGTTGATGAAGCCGGGCTTCTGCTACATTGTAATGGTATCTGAGAGGAGGGAAACAAGAAGTTACTAGAAGGGCAATTTGAAAACCATGGCTATTGACTAGACAACTAGCTGAGAACAGTATAATACAATCGACTGTAAATTCTTGCTCAAAATGGCAACTCACTAATGAGGTGCACATGGTTTTCTTGTAAAAATCAGAAACATTGGTAGTTTCCAGAAGAAAATCTAGGTAGTGCAATTGTACAACTGTAGCATCTATTAAAGCTTGGCATGGAGCACTGAAACAACTCACAAAATCTTGAATCATGTACACCGTGTGCCTCCTTTGAAATTGAAATATTTATGGAAAAATTTCAGATCATCCATCACACAAAATGTTTATAAAGTATAGCGCATTGTGGCAACTGAAGACTCATTGACATGTGCAACCTACAAAGCTACGAGATATTTTGTTACCTTTGTTTCATAGGCTTCCTAGCATTATATACTGAAATCCACTGATTTGCTGGGCTTCCGAGTCGaacttttttcttcggttgttcaTCTTCGTCATGATTTCCTCTTGCTCGTTTTTGTCCAGTCTAAATATGAAAATGACAAAAGGTCAAATTAAACAAGCTCACTGTATGAATGGGTAATGCGCCAACTAGGCTTGTTGGACAAAATGCGGAAACAGTTTTATAAAATGACCTTTAGAGCACCATCAATTCTAATAGGCCTCAAATGCTGGGGCTCAATCAATTCATCAAAGACGGAAATCAGCTTCGGGTAGTTTGGTTCTTCATCGAATTTCATGTTTGTTACAGTCTCCAGGAAAAGTTTGAAAGGAGGCGGGCAGAAAACACACATCAGATCTGGAGAGGTAGCCATTTTCTTCTTGCAAACAAGAAAGCTCTTGTTCTCGCCCTGCACATCATTTAGCTAAAGTCAAACACAAAGGTTTACATCACGTAGGTAGAGACTATCATATTCACTGAATAGTTTGGCAAATAATAAGTTAGTTTCACTTTGGCAAATAATAAGTTAGTTTCACTTCAATCTACATGCAAGTGGGCGTAATACAGTCTACGAGGTATGATTCAAACTCTTAATTGCAACCAGAAACTGCAGTAAAAGAGGAAACCTGATAGCCTTGCCAAGGTAACCTTCCTCTGAGTAGAAATATCAATGTATATGCTAGTGATTCCAGATCATCCCTTCTGCTACCAGTACGACCTAAATGGGCATGCACACTAGCATATCTTATTGTGCCCCTGCCGAAAAGAAGGTAATTGGTAAATCTCAAAACTGTAAGGAGATGAAAAACTATTGAACCTTAGATAAAAACAAACCTAAAAATATCAGGCCTCTGATCGTAGTCAACATGTTGTCCAGACGATGTTTCCTTCCATCTCGATGCTGAGTGTAAATGGTAGGAGTGAGCACTTGTTTATATTGGTGTTATGTATATAACACAGTTAAAATGCAGATTATGATATGCAGAGTCCTAAATTTGTGTGACAAATTGGAATGATCTACTCAACTCTTGGCAAAGAATGAATTATTAATCACAAGAAATTTGCCACGGCATACCTAAACCAAGATCAATCAAAAAGAGCTTCTTCTCATCAGGTGATCCAGGTTGGCCAAGTAGAAAATTCTCTGGTTTAACGTCTCCATGAACAAACCTGGAAAAATATTTTAAGAATAAACATATAAAACGGGAAAGCTGTATCTTAAAGGAAAATTTGTCAAGAGTGTCAAAGAATTTTTTTAACAAGACGTCACTTACCCCTTTGCATGAAGTTTCTCAAGAATAGAGATTGCCTCTACAGCGATGCAAGCAACCATACTTGGAGTCATCCTGCTCCAAACATTCGTTATCACCCAGTTGTTCTTATTTGAAAACAGATATGACTAAAACAGTAAGCAAAATAGGTGCATCCATCTTACGCTTGCCCAACAGAATTCCAAACATCCCAAAGGCTAGGCCCTAGTATATCCATTACCTGAAACAGACGTATAATTGAGCTCATTGTTGCAAAAGAACTTTTTCAAATGAAATAGAAAATGTTTATATAACTAACCATCACATAAAAGTCTCCCTGGCGGCCTTTGTAGTGAACTGACGGTATGCCATAACATCCGTTCAGAGAGCTTAAACAAATGCACAACAAAAACATCAGAATAAGTGGGGAAGTAGTTTGGTGATACAAGTATTACAAATGGTTCTTGTAAGTAGTGAACAACGACAATAAGGAAGCCTTCTTTATTTCTCAATAGATTAGAATACTGCCAATCAATTAAAAGAACTAACAAAGAAAGTTATTAATTAAGCATTCACTCTTCGGTTACATGATGAAAAAAAAATGGATCCAAAATATAACTAGGAATCTGTAAAATATGCAGAGGGGAAATAAAGTTTAGAGGCACACATATGTAGAAATCTTATGGTTTGCAAGATATTATGTAAGAA
Coding sequences within it:
- the LOC127344556 gene encoding casein kinase 1-like protein HD16; the encoded protein is MPELRSGVRQSRLKARKVEDLDVEDPAANLAGTAAPTVAGRRGRGRGGRGAGRGAGRGRAGGRGRAVPVIDLDPDQPFEVLPGPAVAGGVVGGPQRINEFADKVGKMDGASPDKVGGGEDDASPVPEKVQVGHSPQYKVERKLGKGGFGQVYVGRRISGGTERTGPNAYEVALKLEHRNSKGCNYGPPYEWQVYSSLNGCYGIPSVHYKGRQGDFYVMVMDILGPSLWDVWNSVGQAMTPSMVACIAVEAISILEKLHAKGFVHGDVKPENFLLGQPGSPDEKKLFLIDLGLASRWKETSSGQHVDYDQRPDIFRGTIRYASVHAHLGRTGSRRDDLESLAYTLIFLLRGRLPWQGYQGENKSFLVCKKKMATSPDLMCVFCPPPFKLFLETVTNMKFDEEPNYPKLISVFDELIEPQHLRPIRIDGALKTGQKRARGNHDEDEQPKKKVRLGSPANQWISVYNARKPMKQRYHYNVAEARLHQHIDKGNEDGLFISSVASSTNLWALIMDAGTGFTSQVYELSPIFLHKDWIMEQWENNYYISAIAGATNGSSLVVMSKGTPYTQQSYKVSESFPFKWINKKWKEGFHVTSMTTAGSRWGVVMSRNSGYSEQVVELDFLYPSEGIHRRWENGYRITSTAATGDQAAFILSIPKRKLMDETQETLRTSAFPSNHVKEKWAKNLYIASICFGRTVS